The genomic DNA CCGTAACACCCCACCAGTACGTGAATCTGtgcaatagaaactctcgttttcgTTGCATTTTTTTAAACCTATAATAAACACATACCAACCCCTTACCCCATGTCGCCAAGACAGCAAATGGAAGCTTAGTAATGCCAGTTGCTGGGGCTGCTAACACGCTTGCTCTACGCTGCTACTGGTGAGAAATGACAATTTACCGAACAGTGTTAGTTGAAAATGTCCAAAATCACCTTTGAAAGAGTAGTGTGTCACACAGTTCAATGTGTGTTTCTGAATCACTATTCAAAGGTAACGTGTACCACACATGTGGCTTGTGGGATACTATATGAATGGTGTGATTGGTaagatttttccacattttaatgGGGTGGTTGGTGACTAATCGGGTGCACCTCCTTAACTGtgactcagtcaaatctttgaaattgttgcgtttatatttttgttcatgaTTTTGACTCAGGAGCGGTGGGTGCAGGATTTTGTTCTCGATTAGCAGTAACACTTACCCTATGTGCAATATTTGTTCCGCAATTCTTTAATCGTTGGCAGTAGTTTTCTTGGAATGTAACATCTCCAATGTGGTTCATCCTTTCTGAGGTTTACGGTAAAAGCGACCACAGTACCAGATGTACCACAGCATCCAAGGTCGTTTATTTCCCTGTCAGCCAATGAAATAAGGACATTTGTTCCGAGTAGACGGGGATTGGTCGGACAGACTAGGGGAACCTGTGCATGTTTCGTGGAGCAGGGTGGTCAGATCTTTCATTTGATATTGTTTTGCTAAATCCAAATAATTAGCAAACTACAACATGCTAGTGTCGGTGCTATTGATGATTGCACTAGCCAGTGCTGAACCATCAGTGTATTTTCGAGAGCAGTTTGAAGATGGCAAGTTCCATTCATTTCATGCGGGCTGCAGCTATTGCCAACTAACCTAACAGCTAGCTGACCTAACATTTTACAGCTAGCATCTTAATATCAGTGAGCTATCTAACCACGAAACAATAATAGCTAGCTGTTAACAAGCTATGCTTTTTGAGACGCGTTAATGCACGTATATTTAGCCACACTGACTGCAAAAAAATGACAGCCGGCTAACTATCACGGTAGCCAGTTATCTAGCTAAACAAATTGATAGCTAACGGATCAAGCGAAACCTAAATCTTGTATGAACCGTTCGCTAAATTGTTTTTATTCAACCATGCCAATATACATGGTTGACTTAGCTGCTAATATTTGCTTCTAacaatgtatttttcttcttctgtCAGATGCTTGGAATACCCGTTGGGTTGAATCCAGCCATAGGTCGGACTACGGGAAATTTGTCCTGACTGCTGGGAAATTCTATGGAGACGTAGAGAAAGACAAAGGTAGATGTCACAGACCGTAGACTTCATGCAGTAGAATAAAGAACCTTGAATGTATTTTCTCTTACACGCTAGAGGCTTATTTTATCCCTCTGAGGTTATGACTCTCCGTGTGATGAAATATCTGGTTTTATGACCCCAGCATTGTTTTGAGAATGTCAGTCCTACACATGTCTGATCTCTGTGTGGAGCAGGGGACAACTCCGAAGATGGAAAAAGTCCAAAACATATCTTATCTCCCCCAGGTCTCCAGACCAGCCAGGATGCCCACTTCTACTCTTCTTCTGCTCGCTTTGAGCCCTTCAGCAACCAGGGCAAGACCCTGGTGATCCAGTTCACTGTCAAGCACGAGCAGAACATCGACTGCGGGGGAGGCTACATCAAGCTATTCCCCGCTGACCTCGACCAGTCAGACATGCATGGAGACTCTAGCTACAACATTATGTTCGGTAAAGTTCACCAGGAACAATGAGATTTGATTGAGAACCAGTTCCTCCCTTGTCACACATCCAACATTCAGAGAAATTGTTCAGGTCTTATATTTATTTTGTATTGCTAATCATAGTGTTTTTCTCCAGGTCCAGACATATGTGGCCCAGCCACGAAGAAAGTTCATGTCATTATCAACTACAAGGGCAAGAATCACCTCATCAGAAAGGATATCAGATGCAAGGTACAGTAAGCCTATATCCCAAATCAGGCTTTTTCAATATTTTATATCCTCATTGGGAGGAATCCAAATCAATCGTCTTTGTTTTGCAGGATGATGAGTACACCCATTTGTACACTCTGATCCTGAACCCTGACAACATGTATGAGGTGAAGATTGACAACAAGAAGGTGGAGTCTGGAAGTCTGGAGGAGGACTGGGACATTCTGCCCCCTAAAAAGGTCAAGGACCCTGAGGCTGTGAAACCAGATGActgggatgagagggagaggatggaggacccAGATGATAAGAAACCAGAGGTGGGTAAGATGGACACCTCGCCCGCCTGGACCCATGGCTGTTTCTGCATTCAACAATGCTACGCTAGCTAGCCACATTATTGTGCGGGCAGGACAAcggcagaaacagactggcagaCCAGGCATCTAGCCAGCTATTCTGATTCAAAAGCAATCCATCTAGTCAATATTTTATGAGTAATATGTCTTTCATGAATGTAGTTTTAATGAATGATTAGTTCATGATTCTGTTATTTGTCAGGACTGGGATAGGCCCGAGAACATTGCTGACCCTGACGCTAAGCAGCCGGAGGATTGGGATGATGAGATGGACGGTGAATGGGAGCCACCCATGGTCTCCAACCCTGACTATAAGGCAAGCAGTCAAACACTTCATAACTGGGGTGTTTTCCTGGCTCTACACATATGGCAGGAGCACATTTTATTACTCATAATATTAGACAAGGACACAGACAATGTGACAGTAGCTTTCCCTGTGCTTTGGATTACTGTTTCAATTATATGAGCAGCTGTTTGATTGATTTGTTTGCTTTCTCAGGGTGAATGGAAACCCCGCAGGATCGATAACCCTGACTACAAGGGCAAATGGTTGCATCCTGAGATTGACAATCCAGACTACAGTGCAGACTCTGAGATCTACAGATTTGACAGCATAGGAGTCATTGGCCTGGATCTGTGGCAGGTACTGTGGAGGCCCTTATTCAGTCTTTTTAATACTTTAGTTATTGATAATGAATAATAAAGAGTGGAATTGAATTGAAAAGGATTCAGTTTGGGAATCATTCTTTTTAGAAGCCCTCTATATTTTAATTTAATTGAAAAGAGAAAAGGAAACGCATCCCTGAGTCTTTTTGCCCTGAAATGTTTGAAGTAATTCAGACTTATTCATTGCCGTCACAGGTGAAATCTGGGACCATCTTCGATAACTTCCTGATCACAGATGATGCTACGCTGGCAGAAGAAGTCGGCAATGAGACCTGGGGTCAGACTAAGGTCAGTGGCACTCACCTCTCAGGTTCACACTTACATATTCACACTGGTGTCTCTCTCGAGTCGCCCCCCCCACAACCCGTTCCCTTGCAATTTGTTCCAGGATGCTTTGTCTGAATAAATCCACTAGTTTGGTTTCAGATCCTTACGAAGACATATTTGTAACGTTGCCTACCAGCACACTACAAACTGTAAAAATGCTAATTCCTGCGGTTTGTTAAAAAGGCTGCCTCGGTTTCATGTTCTGTAGGATCCAGAGAAAAAGATGAAGGAGtcccaggaggagaaggagaggaagaaactGGAGGCAGAAGAGATGGCGAGGAAAGAGGAGACAAAAGATGAgcctggagaagaggaggaggaggaggaggaggaggaggaagaagaagaagaagaagtgttgGAGCATGAAGAGGAGACTGGAGCACAGGACGAAGAGGAGGCAACAGATTCTATAAAGGATGAACTTTAGAGGACTTTGACTTTCTCATAGGGTGACTTCGTTCTTTGAGCCTGGGGAGAGATTATTCATCATTTCActttaccagtcagtcagtcctcaaAATAATAATGTTGAGAGAAGGGGAGGTGAAGGAGCCATTTACTGCAAAATCTGTGccattttttaatttaattttttaatATTAATTTATTCGATTTTAACTTGCTAGTTTATCCCATAATTAATAAAAAACTGACACTTTTTGTTATTCTATCAAATAATAATTCAGATTTGGTAATCTACTGGCAAATGTTTTTACTGTGTTTTTTTCTTACAGGCTCGACTTAATATAACCTATTTCTTGTAAGTATGCTTTTATAGTCTGTTGTTCCACCAAATATTACAGATGAAGTCTAATTCAATGGTGCTTGTTTGTTTTGTATACTTAATTCTAATTGGGTGGTTGAGTACACAATGTGAATTCTACTTGGTATTCACATGCATAGCGATAGTTTCCCATTCGTTCCATTCCATTTGCTTTCTAAATTCAGTCACACACTGGAATACATAATGTTAGGTAGAATTTAGAAGTAGCATCTGTAACCTCACCTAGATATATATTCAGTCATCAACCTTTTATATTCCACTGGCATTCAGCCAAGGACTACTGAAGCCACATCATCAAATTGTTGTCTCTCAAACACTAACCTCATACTTCCTAATGTAGCATAGTGCATTTGTTCTCCCCTTAATTGTTTTTGTAGATATTTGTTACCTTATTTGGGAAATTATGATTACAGAGATTGTTGTGCAAAAATACTGTACAGTAATAAAAAAGAGAGCTGTTTGGATTTGACATGTGTATTGTGTGCCTTTGTTAAAAATCACCATCACACTATTATTCATATTTACGGCCAATTAGAAGTCAAACAAATTCAATAGCACCATCTGCTATATACTAGGCATTTTTCTACAGAGCAGAATTAATCACAAACACTGACAGCCTTTCATAACATCTCTAGAAAATAGTTATAGTTATTGTCTTGCTATTTAGAGTAGAAAGTGACAAGTAAGCAGTTTAATTTCCTATTGCAGCTACGGTCTCTCCAAAGTGAATATTTTTCTAACACCAGCAGTCAGCATCCGCTGTCTCTAGGTCCAATGTAGCTTTTTGGAGCCTTATCTGCCCTCCTGCACATTTGCGTCAGCAGAATAGCATGTTACAAATAGATAGGGGCTTTATAACTTATGTAACGTAGCACAATGACAATGTAAACAACGCTAATGATGTTTGGACGCCTCTGAACTCGGTTGGTATCAAGGGTCGAACCTCCCACGTGATGAAAGGCTCAAGAATGGAGTCGGAAGAGGCTATGAGAAATTGTAAAATTGACCAGAAGCGCCAGTTCACTTCAAACAGAGTGGAGCATTGTTATTTCTAGGTAAATAACCGAACTATCAAAACCTTCTCGGATAATCGCTTTGGGATCAAACGCTGTGCACGGGACCGCAGCCAAGCTCTAGTCGGGTACCTGGCGATGCGATGGGAGAGCGAGTACCGCAGAGATGATGCGTTTTCTACTGGATTGCTTGCGGACGCCAAGGCAACGGGCACCGTGCAGTGAGAGGTTGGTACTGGGATAACGATAATGGATAAGGAAATGCTTAGTTGACAATAATCTCCTTTTCTACATTGACCTATCATCCACAATAGAGCGAGGTCATGTTTAAGGTTAACGGTTTACCCCCCTACGCAATTTCAACAATCCTGTTTTGaagagatgtttttttttatgaaTGACCAGTATAAGGCACTAAAGCGGGGAATGTTTAATATCTTCTCATTGATCGTACTAACAGCTGGTCCATGAATGCAATACATTATATTCATGGACATGCACCAACAATAAAATATAGCCTattttagacagacagacagacagacagacagacagacagcaattgGTTAATTTGTTCATTTTCAACTGATTGTAAATAATACAATTCTAAAATGGAATTCCTGATCATCTCCCCAAAAATATTTAAGGaaataatttcacaaatgtaCACCTATGTACAAATGTGGAATAGGCCTATATAGCAGATTGGGCTATTTCCTACTCAGTATAATAAATAGCCTTTTACATTCACCTGTACACTCATTCATTTTCCATTGCTATTTAAAATGATCATTTGTATACTATATGGTATTTATTGAAGAAGAAACGGTGCAGTACAACATTTACTGGTGCAAATGTTTATTAAAGTACTGTATTCTACAAAAGTAGGTAGGTAAGAGTCTTCAGGTGAGGCCTCCCTTGACATATAGTGTTGCATTGAAACTGCAGTCATATTGATATTACAGTCATTCTCAAACGAGGCTGTTTTAATTTAGGGCCCTCTGAGCCCTGAGATTTTCTCTGCGTTTAGCCCATTCCTCTGCAGGTTGGAGCAAACGGTAGTTTGcatagagagacaacagggaTAATACAATGTAACACAGTACTGTGATATTAACTTAGCTTTGTTAGATACATTCGGAATCATGGAAATGGTTCATGAACAAGTAATGCCTCTCATACTGTGGTTTGACAGCATGTTCTTGAGGAATGGCACTTTTGTTAACCCTTCACGGTGCTGAATCAGGTATGGGGGGGATAATGGTAGTCTTTtgagaggggaggtgaagggaggaGAATCATAGTATGAGAGGGGGACGATAGGGGGAGGAGAATGATAGTATGAGAGGAGGAAGATAGCCGGAGGGGGATGTAGTTAATTCCCCTGTCATGGATGGATAACCTTTTTATGGGCTACCCTGGAAACATGACTGCCCATCtcttttcctgtcctctctcccccccactccccctccatctctgacTCATTCTCCATCTACATGCAACCCCTCTGCACAAGCTTAGTTGGTACATtctcactccctgtctccctttctcccctccctcttttatTGCCTGGTgcccatacatacacacaacccaCAAGCAGCCTGCCTCAGTTTCCATATGCACCGTCCGTTTGATTGACAGACTAATGAGAATGGATGGAgtggggatggaggctggggaagaagggaagggagaagggggaggaggaggtggagatgaAGGTAAGGGGGGATGGTTAGGTGCAGCATCAGTTTCATCCCTCCTTAAACATTCCTGTCTTCTCTGCTGGTCCCCCAGGGACAAGGACTTTGTGGAACAGGACGAGTGTGTTGCTCAGAAGACTGGAGAAATCAGAGTAAGGCCACACGTTTCCTATTACATTCCTAcagtgtgcgcgcgtgtgtgtgcgtgcttttGTGTGAGCGCGCGTCTGAGTGTGCACGTCTGTGTGCGCATCTGTGTGCGTTCTCATGTTTCACTGCCTACAGTAAGGTGCATGTGTTATGTGCGAGCCTGATCAGAATGTGCAGGGTTTCTAATGGCACCTTACATGAGTATGCAGTACTGTATGGAGCAGGTCTCTTAGCTGAGAGGattctgtgttgtcatgttgttctgtgtgtgaaGATTGAGGAAGGCGTGCATAGATTAATGTACAGGTATTAGTAATCCTTTAGGGAATCGCTAGGCTTAAATAACCAGATTCCCTTTGACATATCTACAAATGCTTTTCTCTATCGCACCTTTCTTTTAGAGCAGGAGAGCTCTGCATTTACAGAGGACCATCTGGTCATGAGAACACAGATCGTGTCTACTGGTGTCCTTCAGCGTCATAGGAATGCCCATCCCAGCATCATAGGAAATACTGTCATTATTTCAACTACAGTACACTGTGAACATTTCCCGTGCACCGTTACCTGTCGAGATGTCACTGTGTGAGATTCTATTTTTGTAACCCGGCAACAACCTGGGATGTAGCTCTGTATCCCCCGGCAACAGCATCTCTTTGACTACCGAGAGGTGGCCTCGACATGATCTCACCCAAAACTGATTTCCTGTCTCTCAGCTAGTGGTATTATTAAAAGATTATTGTTGCAAATGTCTATGCTACTGGGCTTGTATTCTAaagggagtgctgatctaggatcaggtctttGGGAATACAGGCCCTGATCCGCTGTGTTTTCATGCTGTCAAATAGCTACAATGTCACAGTGCAGAATGAACTACTTTGTGCATAAATGGTAGTAGATGCATGATATATGCATTGTAGCGTTATGAAGGTTACTCAAGTGAATTATTAAGTGCCCCTCCATCCAAGGTAGCAACTTGACGTTGGGAAAACATCCGATTTGTTTAGCAAGATTGCAAGTTGGCCTAAAATGATCCGTGTCAGCTTGCTATATGGGATGATTCCCCAAAATATCACAACTTGATCCCCTAGTGACAtcttttaggaccttgagcagAAGGGCTGGAATCCTTTCCAGACAATAGCCAACTGTCAGGATGAGCTGTGCATATTGAGCCTGAGTGAAAAAGCGCTCTCATGGTTTATGCAGGTCTGAGTCACTACAGCGAGATTTTATTTCTCTCTTTACTTTGCTTTACTTCGCTCACTATAATGCTCTTTAGACTTTTCAGCTAAAAACAGAATCCAGCATTTGAAAGGGTTGAAAGTGCCATTTATCTGCGTTAGTACAGCAcattgtctgtcattcataacacCTCTCGCACtagtgtacctctctctctctctctctctgtttctccatctctctctctgtttctccctctctctctctctctctctgtttctccctccctacctccctctctctctctctctctctctcctccactccttcccaCTGCCCTCTCTATTTCTGCCCATCCCCCTCTTTCTTGGCAGTTTTCCCTACAGTCAGTTAGATTTCTAATCATTCCTCTTTTTAGAATGGAGATCAGGTTGGATACGGCTGTGTAAAATTAATGGAAAAGCATCACTCCACGTAAGCCTTATTTCTGCAGTGAAAGGGACTTTGAGTAGCTGTCTGTCTCTAGCCTCTATCTCCTCTGATTTTCAGTAACCActgatctctctcccttccctgctctctctgtcactgcTGCCTCTACTCCATCTGCTCCTACTGTCACTCCATCTTTCCCACCCCTCTCCATCTGCcccttgtttctttctctctctcacactctctccccaTTTCCTTCTCTATCTGGTCCTGCTTTCTTTGAATCTGTTCACGTGTCCTTCCATTCTTTCCACCCCTCCATTCTCGCTCTGCTCCATCCGTCCCTGCTgtccctccatctttccctctcttcatctctccactcctccatccatccctccctccctccacctgccTGTGTGTTCCAACCCACCAGGACCTGCAGGATGCCGTGCAGCAGGAGGGCATTGAGCTGGAGGAGCAGCGGGGAGACCGCCAGGAGCTGGAGGAGACCCTGGAGAAGCTGGAGCAGCACAGGATGGAGCTGGAGGACCAGCTCAAACTGACCAGGCTGGAGTGTGTCCAAGAGAGCCagcaggtgagacacacacagagataacagCTGCTATGGCTGCTGTTAGGGGGGAATTCAGACTTAAGGTGCACACATGTACATTTCATTTAATTCCCTTTTCATGCAATTTTTTCTCTAcacgtattctgaccttgaacttaaACATGCCACCGAGTTGTACGTTTGTGTGGCAGAGGTGTGTCAGTAATACCAACATACATAAtgactgtcactttagtgtttagTTGCCTTCAATTTGTAGCCTACATTTTACATCATCCCATTACATCATTAGTTTACCTTTCTTTCATCTGTCACGTCCGTGTGGTTGTTCCCGAGGGTCGCTAGCAATAGTGGATCATATGACGCGAACGTTCTAAGTTGTGCAATAATTTGGGACACGTAGCCTATTTGCATCCTTATGGAACGCAGACCATATGTAGCAGTTTACACGGTTCACAACGACTGGACTGTTCTCatcacagttccatgattagcGAAGGTAGATTTGTAGATAGGTATAGAGTTATATATGTTCAACCCATATTGTACCCTTTTCTCACCTTCCAATTTTTCATGGATTGAAAAACTGAGTATTGCCAAATgtctgctctgctagagctgccctggtcaactgtaaccgctgttattgtgaagtagaaacgtctaggagcaagctcacagaacgggacttcagagtgctgaagtgtgtagcacgtaaaaatcacctgtcctcggttgcaacactcactacagagttcaaaagtgcctctggaagcaatgtcagcacaataactgttcgtcaggagcttcattaaatgggtttccatggctgagcatcTGCACTGCATCGGCTGAattgcgttctctggagtgatgaatcatgcttcaccatctggcagtctgacggacgaatctgggtttgacaGATGTCAGGAGAACTCTACCTTCCCCaagtgtaaagtttggtggaggaggaataatggtctggggctgttttttatggtttgggctaggccccttagttgcagtgcagggaaatcttaacgcatacaatgacattctagacaattctgtgcttacaactttgtggcaaaaggtTGGTGAAAGcaggtccatgcagaaatggtttgttgagatcggtgtggaagaacttgactggtctgcacaaagccctgacctcaaccccatcaaacacctttgagaTTAATTGGAACGTAGACCGCgagcccgacctcactaatgctcttgtggctgaatgaaatgTGGCTTgtggctgttgtagcagcaaattggggaccaactccatattaatgcccatgattttggaataagatgttcgacgagtcatgtagtgtattttttGTGTAAAGGCTCTCCATCCCGGTTTTTGCATGATTCATAAAGACTTTCCTAACCTGAATAATCTAGAAGATCAGAGTATTTTTccatctaccaattggtgctgaaaaggagatgaatatgcatatatttagatggctttctttcattgatccctaataTTCTGAACTCGTTCACTCGATTCTAGTGAGCCTGTCGAAAATTCCTATTAAAGGAACACGgtatttaaagggatggtttAAGATTAATTtactgaaaaccctattgaatgaaaCTCAACGAGAAAATCCGTTGGCCAACAAGTGGGCAGGTTTTTAGtggttacattttttaaaattcagtgTGTGCAACGGAGCCACACCTGTCTGAATCAGCCTCTTACTGAATAAAACATAACAAGTACTGTTTTTATGAGTGAATGGTCATTTGTATCAGTGAAGATTAGCTTTGTAGGGCAGTTGAAATGGAAGGTTTCAATTGTTAGCGAATGCAATCTCGGTAAAGGCgtaaacattgcctttaaattacaATCACATCACAAAGCTTGTCTTCAGCACTACAGATTGAATCCAGTCCTTAGTTGGTTTGTGGTCAGTTCAAACCTATTCTCCAATCTTCAAATGAATAAAGATGATATTCATCCATGTTATTATTGCTACCCTTTCGCTGCTCCCACGTCATCTCCCTCTGACTctgctgtctcctcctctgtcccactTCTTCCCTCCTTACAGATTCTTTCCCTGCAGGCAGAGGAGGTGGACAGGGAAACGAAGGTGGAGGAGTATGAGCGGGAGCTGGCCCGGGCAAGGAGGAAactcaaacagctgaaaatggAGGTCAGACGGGCCCaggggaaggtggaggaggcGGGCGAACGCACCATCCCTCTGGAGGAGTCCATCAGCCAATCATATGAGGAGATTTTACAGGTGGATGTGTCTTTAGTTGAAGACCCATCCCTTCCAAATATATTCCACTCTGGTTATGAACTCATTGTCCTTCCAAAAATACCTGCTATGGAAGGATTGGATTGATGACAGCATTACAATAGGGTAGTCTTTCATGAGTTCGTTGATCCAGTCCTGCAGTCATCAAAAGGGTCAGTGGTCACAAAAGACAGCGAACAAGCCCTGGGCTAAGGTCACAAGGGAGAGTAGTCGAGCTTGTAAAGCCCATTAAGAGAATTGGACCATGGCCTCTGATTTTTCCTGCCACTGTGTCTCCTGCTATTCTCCTCACGTGGCAACTGGAACCCTTGAAGTAAGATAGCCTCTAGGGTTTCCTAGAATGCCAGGATGCAGAGCGAATATAAGAATATGGTATCCGGCTACAGCATATGTGGGTGTGACCGACTGAGGTTGAAACCCAAGTCTCCTCTGtgttagcccgctgagctaaagcTTCAGGCGAAGGTACTCCAAACCACCTCTGTTACATGAGAATACTAATATAAAGCAGTTCAGTCAGACCGGCAGGGGGTGGGGATTCATTGTTATTTCAGTCCCCTGCTGACAGGTGATTAATGTGTATGTAGCCTTCATCATGCCCCCCAGTGTATTGATCTGTGTTGTCACAGGACTGGAGAGTGAAGAGGCTGGTCGCATCGATCCGTTGTGCGTGTTATTGATCCTCCATGTTGATTTTTGTTCCTTTTAATCATTCTGTCTCATGAGAAAAAGCTTTCAAGCTGTAGTAGACCAATATTTAATATCAGCTGGGTTTCTTTTGTTTGCTGATGATGTACCAGACCTAATCTTTAAGGAGATAACAGTCATTGATTCAGGGAGAGTTCAAAAGGTCTATTTTATTGGATAAAGACAAGCGCAAGGTCTTTGAATAGCCATGTGCCTAGCACTCAAGCCCAACCACTTACTTACTTGGTCTTTACCATGCCAAGTGGAGCATAAGGCCTGTCCCCATCTCTTACTGTTCTGGGCAAAGCTAACACATGCATAGTGTAACAAACTTCTTCTCCGTCTgatgaggagtaggaaggatcggaccaaaatgcagcgttgtAAGTGTCCATGATAATTTATTATATCAGAACAcggaaaatacaaaataacaaagtgaggGAAAGAAATGAAAATCGAAACGGTTCTGTATggtgaaaacacagacacagaaaacaactacccacaaacacacatggctctcaatcagaggcaacgattgacagctgcctctgattggg from Oncorhynchus keta strain PuntledgeMale-10-30-2019 chromosome 23, Oket_V2, whole genome shotgun sequence includes the following:
- the LOC118402226 gene encoding calreticulin-like; protein product: MLVSVLLMIALASAEPSVYFREQFEDDAWNTRWVESSHRSDYGKFVLTAGKFYGDVEKDKGLQTSQDAHFYSSSARFEPFSNQGKTLVIQFTVKHEQNIDCGGGYIKLFPADLDQSDMHGDSSYNIMFGPDICGPATKKVHVIINYKGKNHLIRKDIRCKDDEYTHLYTLILNPDNMYEVKIDNKKVESGSLEEDWDILPPKKVKDPEAVKPDDWDERERMEDPDDKKPEDWDRPENIADPDAKQPEDWDDEMDGEWEPPMVSNPDYKGEWKPRRIDNPDYKGKWLHPEIDNPDYSADSEIYRFDSIGVIGLDLWQVKSGTIFDNFLITDDATLAEEVGNETWGQTKDPEKKMKESQEEKERKKLEAEEMARKEETKDEPGEEEEEEEEEEEEEEEEVLEHEEETGAQDEEEATDSIKDEL